One window from the genome of Deinococcus sp. NW-56 encodes:
- the minD gene encoding septum site-determining protein MinD: MNAKVIVVTSGKGGVGKTTTTANIGAALAKLGEKVVVIDVDVGLRNLDVVMGLESRVVFDLVDVLEGKCRLSQAIIRDKRVESLHLLPASQTRDKDALDPEVFKGVVRQLIEEEGFTRVLIDSPAGIESGFKTAAAPAEGALVVVNPEVSSVRDADRIIGLLEAQQIREIRLVINRLRPKMVASGNMLSEADVLEILGVKPIGIIPEDDGILVSTNVGEPAVLGKSQAGQAFMDTARRLKGEDVPYPKLEQDRGFLAVLRRLFGGA; this comes from the coding sequence ATGAACGCCAAGGTCATCGTCGTCACATCGGGCAAGGGGGGCGTGGGCAAAACCACCACCACCGCGAACATCGGGGCGGCTCTCGCCAAACTCGGAGAGAAGGTCGTCGTCATCGACGTGGACGTGGGTCTGCGCAACCTCGACGTGGTGATGGGTCTGGAGTCCCGCGTGGTCTTCGACCTCGTGGACGTGCTGGAGGGCAAGTGCCGCCTCTCGCAGGCGATCATCCGCGACAAGCGCGTCGAGTCGCTGCACCTCCTCCCCGCCTCCCAGACCCGCGACAAGGACGCGCTCGACCCCGAGGTGTTCAAGGGCGTCGTGCGCCAACTGATCGAGGAGGAGGGCTTTACCCGCGTCCTGATCGACTCGCCCGCCGGAATCGAGTCGGGCTTCAAGACCGCCGCCGCGCCCGCCGAGGGGGCACTGGTCGTCGTGAACCCCGAAGTCTCCAGCGTCCGCGATGCCGACCGCATCATCGGGCTGCTCGAAGCCCAGCAGATCCGCGAGATTCGCCTCGTCATCAACCGCCTGCGCCCCAAGATGGTCGCCAGCGGCAACATGCTCTCGGAAGCGGACGTGCTGGAGATCCTGGGCGTCAAGCCCATCGGGATCATCCCGGAGGACGACGGGATTCTGGTCAGCACCAACGTGGGCGAGCCCGCCGTGCTGGGCAAGTCGCAGGCGGGGCAGGCCTTCATGGACACCGCCCGGCGCCTGAAGGGCGAGGACGTGCCCTACCCCAAGCTGGAGCAGGACCGGGGCTTCCTGGCGGTGCTGCGCCGCCTGTTCGGGGGGGCCTGA
- a CDS encoding SDR family NAD(P)-dependent oxidoreductase, protein MTRPLAGQVALVTGASRGLGRATALELALAGAHVIVTARSTRGHSTVPSLPQTTVDATADAIRAAGGAATPLRCDHTDPAQVESVVRHIARQHGRLDLLVNNAWGAHDRAAGGGAGGEVWDEPPEQLRDMLLAGAYSDSLTSLLALKYVMGTQGHGLIVSTTWHTDEPPGWLPYEVSKAAKNRLVYALGHQLREKGIAVVGVAPGWMRTELMLQHHSEAELAGQTETPHYAARGVVALAADPEVMRHTGRVMDVGELATLYGFTDLDGTQPQWYADQRRRRESS, encoded by the coding sequence GTGACCCGGCCGCTGGCGGGCCAGGTGGCGCTCGTCACCGGCGCGTCACGCGGGTTGGGCCGGGCCACGGCGCTGGAACTCGCCCTGGCCGGAGCCCACGTCATCGTCACCGCCCGCAGCACACGCGGGCACAGCACGGTGCCGAGCCTGCCGCAGACCACCGTGGACGCCACGGCCGACGCCATCCGCGCGGCGGGCGGTGCGGCCACTCCTCTGAGATGCGACCACACCGACCCCGCGCAGGTGGAGTCGGTGGTTCGCCACATCGCGCGGCAGCACGGACGCCTCGACCTCCTCGTCAACAACGCCTGGGGTGCCCATGACCGGGCGGCGGGGGGCGGAGCGGGTGGCGAGGTCTGGGACGAGCCGCCGGAGCAACTGCGCGACATGCTGCTGGCGGGAGCGTACAGCGACTCCCTGACCAGCCTGCTCGCGCTGAAATACGTCATGGGCACCCAGGGCCACGGCCTGATCGTCTCCACGACCTGGCACACCGACGAACCCCCCGGCTGGCTGCCCTACGAGGTCAGTAAGGCGGCTAAGAATCGCCTGGTGTACGCGCTGGGCCACCAGCTACGCGAGAAGGGCATCGCGGTGGTCGGCGTCGCGCCGGGCTGGATGCGGACCGAGTTGATGCTCCAACACCACAGTGAGGCCGAACTCGCCGGGCAGACCGAGACGCCGCACTACGCGGCGCGGGGGGTGGTGGCCCTCGCCGCCGACCCGGAGGTCATGCGGCATACGGGCCGGGTGATGGACGTGGGCGAACTCGCGACTCTCTACGGCTTCACCGATCTCGACGGCACGCAGCCGCAGTGGTACGCGGATCAGCGGCGGCGCCGGGAGTCTTCTTAA
- the minE gene encoding cell division topological specificity factor MinE, whose protein sequence is MFSWMKGRRSKETLKDRLELVLAYDRAQIPPGKVDALRNDLLEVVKRYFPAGNSNVEVEQRGDQVVLSASISLEEGAGSTGDTRREG, encoded by the coding sequence ATGTTTTCCTGGATGAAGGGCCGCCGTTCCAAGGAGACGCTGAAAGACCGCCTGGAACTCGTGCTGGCCTACGACCGTGCCCAGATTCCCCCCGGCAAGGTGGACGCGCTGCGAAATGACCTGCTGGAAGTGGTCAAGCGCTACTTTCCGGCGGGCAACAGCAACGTGGAGGTCGAGCAGCGCGGCGATCAGGTCGTGCTGTCGGCCAGCATCTCCCTGGAAGAGGGCGCCGGAAGCACCGGGGACACGCGGCGCGAGGGGTGA
- the rimO gene encoding 30S ribosomal protein S12 methylthiotransferase RimO, whose product MTVLNPLPPVAAPQITPPKVGFISLGCPKALVDSERILTQLRAEGYELAPSYEDAQAVIVNTCGFITPAVEESLSAIGEALDATGKVIVTGCLGERPEKILERHPKVAAITGSEAVDDVMGYVRDLLPVETDAFTGLLPVAAPGMRPEVQTPEREATRHGDVFAPSVKLTPRHYAYVKIAEGCNHTCAFCIIPKLRGRQVSRDAGAVLYEAFRLVAGGTKELMIISQDTSAYGVDVRYRESEFQGGQVRAHLTDLAEKLGEMGAWVRMHYVYPYPHVEKIVELMAQGKILPYLDVPLQHASPKILKLMRRPGAGKQLDTIRRWREICPELVIRSTFIVGFPGETEEDFQELLTFLEDARLDRVGAFPYSDVEEADANGLPGAVPEEIKQERLARFMEVAQRISAEKLAEKVGRVLDVIVDEFNDDEGDLPGTRLIGRTKGDAPGIDGQVYLYAGDFAGQVKIGDIVQARIEDSDEYDLYGEVVARPEWKPNVPQLGHFGKH is encoded by the coding sequence ATGACCGTACTCAACCCGCTGCCCCCCGTGGCAGCCCCCCAAATCACGCCGCCGAAGGTCGGCTTCATCTCGCTGGGCTGCCCCAAGGCGCTGGTCGATTCCGAGCGCATCCTGACCCAGCTCCGCGCCGAGGGCTACGAGCTCGCCCCCAGTTACGAGGACGCGCAGGCCGTCATCGTCAACACCTGCGGCTTTATCACGCCCGCCGTGGAGGAAAGCCTCAGCGCGATTGGCGAGGCGCTCGACGCCACCGGCAAGGTCATCGTGACCGGGTGCCTGGGCGAGCGCCCCGAGAAGATTCTGGAGCGCCACCCCAAGGTCGCCGCGATCACCGGGTCGGAGGCGGTGGACGACGTGATGGGCTACGTGCGCGACCTGCTGCCCGTGGAAACAGACGCCTTTACTGGCCTGCTGCCGGTCGCCGCGCCGGGGATGCGGCCCGAGGTGCAGACGCCCGAGCGGGAGGCGACCCGTCACGGCGACGTGTTCGCGCCCTCGGTCAAGCTGACGCCCCGGCACTACGCCTACGTGAAGATCGCGGAAGGGTGCAACCACACCTGCGCCTTTTGCATCATCCCCAAGCTGCGCGGGCGGCAGGTCAGCCGCGACGCGGGCGCCGTGCTGTACGAGGCTTTCCGGTTGGTCGCGGGCGGCACCAAGGAACTGATGATCATCTCGCAGGACACCTCCGCCTACGGGGTGGACGTGCGCTACCGCGAGAGCGAGTTTCAGGGAGGGCAGGTTCGGGCTCACCTCACCGACCTCGCCGAAAAGTTGGGCGAGATGGGCGCGTGGGTGCGGATGCACTACGTCTACCCGTACCCGCATGTGGAAAAGATCGTGGAGCTGATGGCGCAGGGCAAGATCCTCCCCTACCTCGACGTGCCCCTCCAGCACGCCTCGCCCAAGATTCTCAAGCTGATGCGGCGACCTGGCGCGGGCAAACAGCTCGACACCATCCGCCGCTGGCGGGAAATCTGCCCGGAACTCGTCATCCGCTCGACCTTTATCGTGGGCTTTCCCGGCGAGACGGAGGAGGACTTCCAGGAGCTGCTGACCTTCCTCGAAGACGCGCGGCTCGACCGGGTGGGCGCTTTCCCCTACTCCGACGTGGAGGAGGCGGACGCGAACGGGCTGCCGGGCGCCGTCCCCGAGGAGATCAAGCAGGAGCGCCTCGCCCGCTTCATGGAGGTCGCGCAACGCATCAGTGCCGAGAAGCTCGCCGAGAAGGTGGGGCGCGTGCTGGACGTGATCGTGGACGAGTTCAACGACGACGAGGGCGATCTCCCCGGTACCCGCCTGATCGGCCGCACCAAGGGCGACGCCCCCGGCATTGACGGGCAGGTGTACCTGTATGCGGGCGACTTCGCCGGGCAGGTCAAGATCGGGGACATCGTGCAGGCCCGTATCGAGGACAGCGACGAGTACGACCTTTACGGCGAGGTGGTGGCGCGGCCGGAGTGGAAGCCGAATGTGCCGCAGCTCGGGCATTTTGGGAAGCACTGA